A window from Pokkaliibacter sp. MBI-7 encodes these proteins:
- a CDS encoding ABC transporter transmembrane domain-containing protein, whose protein sequence is MSQPTSASTSPSQGAFKLLLGYVYRDKPLLVKAIILLILATAADVSGPMLAKVFIDNYLTQGQFVFSAIAGLLLAYVASQTLAAVLRYQQTLKFSAMALEAVKDIRERVFARVMRLPLSYFDHAVTGQLVSRITNDTEAIKDLYVQFLSTVLGNTISLLGILVAMALLDVHLMLIAVALIPAVLGIIYVYQRVSGPAVERSRQLRSDINANLGESIQGMRIIQASNQQPRFRGRFSSTNEDLYSAKMRTVHIGALLLRPAIDMLSVMILAGVIWVFGRQSLLGGAEIGVLYAFVSYLSRFTEPLMEITQRFNLYQQAMVAGERVQRLLNHEEGHFGQVTTPISRGQIDIEQLNFSYDDKHPVLRQLGVSIRSGEWLAIVGHTGSGKSTLLSLLLGFYPVKDGSIRIDDVELADYEHDTLRDGVGLIPQEPFVLAATVRDNIDMNRGLSAEAIETAARAAHLHDTILAMPEGYDTLLGERGARLSTGQRQQLAIARALAARPRILLLDEATANIDSETEQVVQRALHALRGQVTLIVVAHRLSTIKDADRILVLAQGEIIESGSHTELMRLPDGRYQRMYRLQQQGRQLEEMLA, encoded by the coding sequence ATGAGTCAGCCCACATCTGCCAGCACCAGCCCGTCGCAGGGCGCCTTCAAACTGCTGCTGGGCTACGTCTATCGTGACAAGCCGCTGCTGGTCAAAGCCATCATCCTGCTGATTCTGGCCACGGCCGCCGATGTCAGCGGGCCGATGCTGGCCAAGGTATTTATCGACAACTATCTCACTCAGGGCCAGTTCGTCTTCTCCGCCATTGCCGGGCTGCTGCTGGCCTATGTGGCCAGCCAGACCCTGGCGGCCGTGCTGCGTTATCAGCAGACCCTGAAGTTCAGTGCCATGGCGCTGGAGGCGGTGAAGGACATTCGCGAACGGGTATTTGCCAGGGTCATGCGCCTGCCGCTGTCGTACTTCGACCATGCCGTCACCGGCCAGCTGGTCAGCCGTATCACCAATGACACCGAGGCGATCAAGGATCTGTACGTGCAGTTTCTGTCGACGGTGCTGGGCAATACCATTTCCCTGCTCGGTATTCTGGTGGCCATGGCGCTGCTCGATGTGCACCTGATGCTGATCGCCGTGGCGCTGATTCCGGCCGTACTCGGCATCATCTACGTCTATCAGCGGGTCAGTGGCCCGGCGGTGGAACGCAGCCGTCAGCTGCGCTCGGATATCAATGCCAATCTGGGTGAGTCGATTCAGGGCATGCGCATCATTCAGGCCAGCAACCAGCAGCCGCGTTTCCGTGGCCGCTTCAGCAGCACCAATGAAGATCTCTACAGCGCCAAGATGCGCACCGTGCATATCGGCGCGCTGTTACTGCGGCCAGCCATTGATATGCTCAGTGTGATGATTCTGGCCGGGGTGATCTGGGTGTTTGGTCGCCAGTCCCTGCTCGGTGGCGCCGAGATCGGTGTGCTCTACGCCTTTGTCAGCTATCTCAGCCGCTTTACCGAGCCGCTGATGGAGATCACCCAGCGTTTCAACCTCTATCAGCAGGCGATGGTGGCGGGCGAACGGGTGCAGCGCCTGCTCAATCATGAGGAAGGACACTTCGGCCAGGTCACTACGCCGATCAGCCGCGGCCAGATTGATATCGAACAGCTCAATTTCAGCTATGACGACAAGCATCCGGTGCTGCGCCAGCTCGGTGTCAGCATTCGCTCCGGTGAGTGGCTGGCCATCGTCGGTCATACCGGCAGCGGCAAGAGCACACTGCTGAGCCTGCTGCTGGGCTTCTATCCGGTGAAGGACGGCAGTATCCGCATTGATGATGTGGAGCTGGCCGACTACGAACACGACACCCTGCGCGACGGCGTGGGCCTGATTCCTCAGGAACCCTTTGTGCTGGCTGCCACGGTACGGGACAACATCGACATGAATCGCGGCCTGTCAGCAGAAGCTATCGAGACGGCGGCCCGTGCGGCCCATCTGCATGACACCATACTGGCCATGCCGGAGGGCTATGACACCCTGCTGGGTGAGCGCGGTGCGCGGCTGTCGACCGGCCAGCGCCAGCAACTGGCCATCGCCCGGGCACTGGCGGCCAGACCGCGCATCCTGCTGCTGGATGAAGCCACCGCCAATATCGACAGTGAAACCGAACAGGTCGTGCAGCGCGCGCTGCATGCCCTGCGTGGTCAGGTGACCCTGATCGTGGTGGCGCACCGGCTGTCTACCATCAAGGATGCCGATCGCATTCTGGTGCTGGCGCAGGGGGAAATCATCGAATCCGGCAGCCATACCGAGCTGATGCGTCTGCCGGATGGCCGCTATCAGCGCATGTACCGCCTGCAGCAGCAGGGGCGCCAGCTGGAAGAAATGCTGGCGTGA
- a CDS encoding ABC transporter transmembrane domain-containing protein has protein sequence MDLFKQLRWFFQAHWRAYSLALLMLAGVAVLNMSVPYITGHTVDALRDGSLTYQQLVLRVGTLLAVGVVVYLFRYGWRVKLYGSSYRLGTELRRRFYERLTFLGPAFYHRHSSGDLMARATNDIDAIEMAAGEGVLSGFDGLLTFVLVLVMMFAVIDWRLALVALVPFPFMAWGFYRISKIMHRHFQRSLQRFSDLNDRTQEAISGIRLVKAMGREQQESQDFNRIASEAASANFAVQRTEAWYDPVIYLSMSSAFLLSLGFGSWLISRGELSVGQLTSFTMYLGQLIWPMFAMGWLMNIIERGSAAYKRVDSLLQEPDTLTDQGQLQTLSEPSIQLQHLHFSYQQQPTLKDIHLQVPAGTQLGIVGPTGAGKSTLIQLIMRQLETTAGQLSLAGQPLQDYRLDALREQFAYVPQDPFLFTATIAENIALARPAASREEVERVAALASIHQDILRFPEGYDTLVGERGVTLSGGQRQRIAIARALLQDAPILVLDDALSAVDVHTEQSILSHLRTARRGRTTLIISHRLSAVEEAEQILVLIHGEQRELGDHQALLAQQGWYARMWSYQQLEQELEEKMGDHRHHDSQADAADLLESSQ, from the coding sequence ATGGATTTGTTTAAACAACTGCGCTGGTTCTTCCAGGCTCACTGGCGCGCTTATTCACTGGCGCTGCTGATGCTGGCCGGAGTCGCGGTGCTGAATATGAGCGTGCCCTACATCACAGGCCATACGGTTGACGCCCTGCGTGACGGCAGCCTGACCTACCAGCAGCTGGTGTTACGAGTAGGTACACTGCTGGCAGTGGGCGTGGTGGTTTACCTGTTCCGCTATGGCTGGCGGGTCAAACTCTATGGCTCTTCCTACCGGCTGGGGACCGAGCTGCGTCGCCGCTTCTATGAGCGCCTGACCTTTCTCGGGCCGGCCTTTTATCACCGTCACAGCAGTGGCGATCTGATGGCCCGTGCCACCAACGACATTGACGCCATCGAGATGGCCGCCGGTGAAGGGGTGCTGTCCGGCTTTGACGGTCTGCTGACCTTTGTGCTGGTACTGGTGATGATGTTTGCCGTGATCGACTGGCGGCTGGCACTGGTCGCGCTGGTGCCGTTCCCCTTTATGGCCTGGGGTTTCTATCGCATCTCCAAGATCATGCACCGGCATTTCCAGCGCTCGCTGCAGCGTTTCTCCGATCTGAATGACCGCACGCAGGAAGCGATTTCCGGTATCCGGCTGGTCAAGGCCATGGGTCGCGAGCAGCAGGAAAGTCAGGACTTCAACCGCATCGCCAGTGAGGCGGCCAGTGCCAACTTTGCCGTGCAGCGTACCGAGGCCTGGTATGACCCGGTGATCTACCTGTCGATGTCGTCTGCCTTTCTGCTCAGTCTGGGCTTTGGTTCCTGGCTGATCAGCAGGGGTGAGCTGAGCGTCGGCCAGCTGACCAGCTTCACCATGTATCTGGGCCAGCTGATCTGGCCGATGTTTGCCATGGGCTGGCTGATGAACATCATCGAGCGCGGCAGTGCGGCCTACAAGCGTGTCGACAGCCTGCTGCAGGAGCCGGATACCCTGACTGATCAGGGCCAGCTGCAGACCCTCAGCGAACCGTCGATCCAGCTGCAGCACCTGCATTTCAGCTATCAGCAGCAGCCGACCCTGAAGGATATTCACCTGCAGGTGCCAGCGGGCACCCAGCTCGGTATTGTCGGCCCCACCGGCGCCGGCAAGTCGACCCTGATCCAGCTGATCATGCGCCAGCTGGAAACCACCGCGGGCCAGCTGTCACTGGCCGGGCAGCCCCTGCAGGACTATCGTCTGGACGCGCTGCGTGAGCAGTTTGCCTATGTGCCGCAGGATCCCTTCCTGTTTACCGCCACCATCGCTGAAAACATTGCCCTGGCCCGGCCAGCCGCCAGCCGTGAAGAGGTGGAGCGGGTCGCTGCGCTGGCGTCCATTCATCAGGATATCCTGCGTTTCCCCGAAGGCTACGACACCCTGGTGGGTGAGCGCGGGGTGACGCTGTCCGGTGGTCAGCGCCAGCGTATCGCCATTGCCCGCGCACTGCTGCAGGATGCGCCCATTCTGGTACTGGATGATGCCCTGTCGGCGGTGGATGTGCACACCGAACAGTCCATACTCAGCCATCTGCGCACGGCCCGCCGTGGCCGTACGACCCTGATCATCAGCCATCGCCTGTCGGCGGTAGAAGAGGCCGAACAGATACTGGTGCTGATCCATGGCGAACAGCGTGAGCTGGGGGATCATCAGGCTCTGCTGGCACAGCAGGGCTGGTATGCACGGATGTGGAGCTATCAGCAGCTGGAACAGGAGCTGGAGGAAAAGATGGGCGATCACCGCCACCACGACAGTCAGGCCGATGCCGCCGATCTGCTGGAGAGCAGCCAATGA
- a CDS encoding AarF/ABC1/UbiB kinase family protein has translation MSDRNSSDTKHRAIPAHRLSRLASLGGLATRVAGGMVAEGVRQLSQGNLPKPADLLLTPGNARRVADTLATMRGAAMKVGQLLSMDAGDLLPPELSQILSRLRADGHAMPMLQLAAILEQHWGKGWEGQFRQFGFTPIAAASIGQVHRAVDNSGQVLAIKVQYPGVRQSIDADVDNVATLLRVSGLLPKQLDIHSLLEEAKTQLHAEADYRLEADHARAYGQRLALQPRFRVPAIIDGLSNGDVLTMSFEAGEPIETLARMPALQRNQAAADLLSLCFRELFDWGSVQTDPNFANYLYDTHSDQLVLLDFGAVRYYRPALREAYRALFNAAIAGDQATMGEAARAIGYFRADVPAEHEATVLQLFTMACEPLCQQGPYDFAAADLAQRIRAAGTRLSMRQGYWHTPPVDALFLHRKLAGLYLLFARLRVQLDAQALFSEFKSPA, from the coding sequence ATGTCTGATCGTAATTCGTCTGATACCAAACACCGTGCCATTCCGGCGCACCGCCTGTCGCGACTGGCCAGTCTGGGTGGGCTGGCGACACGGGTGGCAGGCGGTATGGTGGCAGAAGGGGTACGTCAGCTCAGTCAGGGCAATCTGCCTAAACCTGCTGATCTGTTGCTGACGCCGGGCAATGCCCGACGAGTTGCCGATACCCTGGCTACCATGCGTGGCGCGGCGATGAAAGTCGGCCAGCTGCTGTCGATGGATGCCGGTGATCTGCTGCCGCCGGAGCTGAGCCAGATTCTCTCCCGGCTGCGGGCCGATGGCCATGCCATGCCGATGTTGCAGCTGGCGGCGATCCTTGAGCAGCACTGGGGCAAGGGCTGGGAAGGGCAGTTCCGCCAGTTCGGCTTTACCCCCATTGCCGCGGCATCCATTGGTCAGGTCCACCGGGCTGTGGATAACAGCGGTCAGGTGCTGGCCATCAAGGTGCAGTATCCGGGTGTGCGCCAGAGCATCGATGCGGATGTGGATAATGTCGCGACTCTGCTTCGGGTGAGCGGTCTGCTGCCGAAACAGCTGGATATCCACAGCCTGCTGGAAGAAGCCAAAACCCAGCTGCATGCCGAGGCCGACTATCGCCTCGAAGCGGATCATGCCCGCGCCTACGGTCAGCGGCTGGCATTACAGCCGCGTTTTCGGGTGCCGGCGATTATCGATGGCCTGAGTAACGGTGATGTGCTGACCATGAGCTTCGAAGCCGGTGAGCCGATTGAGACACTGGCGCGGATGCCGGCCCTGCAGCGCAATCAGGCCGCGGCTGATCTGCTCAGCCTGTGTTTCCGCGAGCTGTTCGACTGGGGCAGCGTGCAGACCGATCCCAATTTCGCCAACTACCTGTATGACACCCACAGCGATCAGCTGGTGCTGCTGGATTTTGGCGCGGTGCGTTATTACCGGCCGGCACTGCGTGAGGCCTATCGGGCGCTGTTCAATGCTGCCATCGCCGGGGATCAGGCCACCATGGGCGAGGCGGCACGGGCCATTGGCTACTTCCGCGCCGATGTACCTGCGGAGCACGAAGCTACGGTGCTGCAGCTGTTCACGATGGCCTGTGAGCCTCTGTGTCAGCAGGGGCCATATGATTTCGCTGCCGCGGATCTGGCCCAGCGTATTCGTGCCGCGGGCACCCGGCTTAGTATGCGGCAAGGCTACTGGCATACCCCGCCGGTCGATGCGCTGTTCCTGCATCGCAAGCTGGCCGGCCTCTACCTGCTGTTTGCCCGGCTGCGGGTACAGCTCGATGCGCAGGCGCTGTTCAGTGAATTTAAGTCGCCGGCCTGA
- a CDS encoding DUF2798 domain-containing protein has translation MSNTPSPRSFLGMRKLPARYAGLVMPFFLSILMTCIVSLVSTLRGVGLAEFALELWLSAWLISWVIAFPTLLLVLPVVRRMTAALVHPH, from the coding sequence ATGTCGAATACCCCTTCTCCCCGCTCCTTTCTGGGAATGCGCAAGCTGCCTGCCCGTTATGCCGGGCTGGTGATGCCGTTCTTCCTGTCGATCCTGATGACCTGCATCGTGTCGCTGGTCAGTACCCTGCGCGGTGTCGGGCTGGCAGAGTTTGCGCTCGAGCTGTGGCTCAGCGCCTGGCTGATTTCCTGGGTGATTGCCTTTCCCACCCTGCTGCTGGTACTGCCGGTGGTAAGACGGATGACAGCGGCGCTGGTGCATCCGCACTGA